Sequence from the Lysobacter solisilvae genome:
AGGGCCGAGGACGGATCGCCGCGGAAGTCCATCGACATCTTGTCGATCTCGTCCAGCACGAACAGCGGGTTCTTGCTGCCGATCTTGTTGAGGTTCTGCACGATGCGGCCGGGCATCGAGCCGACGTAGGTGCGGCGATGGCCGCGGATCTCGGCCTCATCGCGCACGCCGCCCAGCGACATGCGCACGAACTTGCGGTTGGTCGCCTTGGCGATCGACTGCCCGAGCGAGGTCTTGCCCACGCCGGGCGGGCCGACCAGGCACAGGATCGCGCCACGCATCTTGGTCACGCGCGACTGCACGGCCAGGTATTCCAGGATCCGTTCCTTGACCTTCTCCAGGCCGAAATGGTCGGCGTCGAGCACGTCCTGGGCGGCCTTGAGGTCCTTGCGGATCTTGGTGCGCTTCTTCCAGGGCACGCCCAGCAGCCACTCCAGGTAGTTGCGCACCACGGCCGCCTCGGCGGACATCGGCGACATCTGCTTGAGCTTGTTGAGCTCGTTGCGCGCCTTGGCTTCCACCGGCTTGGGCATGCCGGCCTCGGCGATCTTGCGGGCCAGTTCGTCGACGTCGTTGGGCGCGTCGTCGATCTCGCCCAGCTCCTTCTGGATCGCCTTCATCTGTTCGTTGAGGTAGTACTCGCGCTGGCTCTTCTCCATCTGCGACTTCACGCGGCCGCGGATGCGCTTCTCCAGCTGCTGCACGTCGATCTCGCCGTCCACCAGCCCCACCAGCTGCTCCAGCCGCTTCCCGATCTCGTGGGTCTCCAGCAGCTTCTGCTTGTCGCTCAGGCGCACGCCCAGGTGCGCGGCGATGGTGTCCGACAGCCGGCCGGGCTCGTCGATGCCCGCAAGGGTCTGCATCAGTTCCGGCGGCAGCTTGCGGTTGGTCTTGACGTACTGCTCGAACAGGCCCATCAGCGAGCGGGTGATGGCGTCGAGCTCGCGTTCGTCCCGGTCGATGACCGGATCCACGACCTGCGCGCGGCCGGCCAGCGCGCCGTCGGCCTCGCCGACCTGGTCGACGCTGACGCGGGACATGCCCTCGACCAGCACCTTGATCGTGCCGTCGGGCAGCTTGAGCAGTTGCAGCACGTGCGCGAGCGTGCCGGTTTCGTAGAGGTCCTTGCCGGTCGGGTCGTCGGTCTCGGCGGACTTCTGGGCGACCAGCAGGATGCGCTTGTCGGACTCCATCGCCAGGTCCAGTGCGCGGATCGACTTGTCGCGGCCCACGAACAGTGGAATGACCATGTGCGGAAAGACGACCACATCTCGCAGCGGCAGCACGGGCAGGTTCATCGTTTCGCGGTCTGAGGAGACGGTCATGGCAACTCCGGGAACAGGACGCGGCGCAGCGTCCGGAAAGGGGCTCGCGGCCTGGGGCCGCCTTGGCATCGGTTATGGGGTTATGCGCCCTAGGATGCAAGCGACGCCGTTCACCGTGTGTCGATTCGGCATGAACCGATGGCCAGGCGGCCGGCCTCACCCGTCAGGGGGCGGGACGGCGGTCACGGTCGCGGCCACGGGGGTGCGGCGCGGCCGGTCGCGCCAGCCGGGCACCGCACGGCCAGGTCGCGGGCAGCGGTCCGTCCGGTGGCGGCGTGAAGGCGGCCGGGGAGCCCGCCCCGGGAAACACAACGCCCGGGCGGACCCGGGCGTTGGTGGATTACTCGGCGGTGACCGGCCGGCGGCCGGACTACTCCGCGGCGGCGATCTTGGGCGCGGCCGGCGGCGTCTGGTAGATCAGGTACGGGTCGG
This genomic interval carries:
- the lon gene encoding endopeptidase La, translated to MTVSSDRETMNLPVLPLRDVVVFPHMVIPLFVGRDKSIRALDLAMESDKRILLVAQKSAETDDPTGKDLYETGTLAHVLQLLKLPDGTIKVLVEGMSRVSVDQVGEADGALAGRAQVVDPVIDRDERELDAITRSLMGLFEQYVKTNRKLPPELMQTLAGIDEPGRLSDTIAAHLGVRLSDKQKLLETHEIGKRLEQLVGLVDGEIDVQQLEKRIRGRVKSQMEKSQREYYLNEQMKAIQKELGEIDDAPNDVDELARKIAEAGMPKPVEAKARNELNKLKQMSPMSAEAAVVRNYLEWLLGVPWKKRTKIRKDLKAAQDVLDADHFGLEKVKERILEYLAVQSRVTKMRGAILCLVGPPGVGKTSLGQSIAKATNRKFVRMSLGGVRDEAEIRGHRRTYVGSMPGRIVQNLNKIGSKNPLFVLDEIDKMSMDFRGDPSSALLEVLDPEQNTAFNDHYLEVDLDLSEVMFVATSNSLNIPGPLLDRMEVIRIPGYTEEEKLNIAMRYLLPKQIKANGLKPDEIKVGEDVVRDIVRYYTRESGVRNLEREVSKVCRKVVKEIALGGPKKKPTKPKPITITSKNLDKYLGVRRFDFGRAEEQNEIGLVTGLAWTEVGGDLLQVEATLVPGKGQLLLTGQLGDVMKESASAALSVVRARTERLGIDLDFLQKHDIHVHVPEGATPKDGPSAGIAMVTALVSMLTKNPVRADVAMTGEITLRGKVLGIGGLKEKLLAALRGGIRTVIIPDENKKDLVDLPKAVSQGMKIVSAKWIDEVLDLALERPVSPTPAIPPGELPVPDSVQAATQADVKH